The window TTATCTTGAAATGAAAGTAAATATGAAAACGGCCAAAAATGCCGACGTTATTTTCAATTCGTTAATTGATAATTTTGAACAAAAGTATGGTGTCGTAGAATTAAGTGATTGTGATAAAAATACCACAGTTGATTCTAAAGAGTACAATTGTGATAAAATAGATAAAGAATTAGCAGATAGGTTTAGTGAAGAGTTTATAGTTGATTTTAGAAATAAAAATCTAGCAAAGGAAATTTCAGATTCAGAAGAAAAGAATATTTTAGTTATCTACGGGAAAAATCATTTGGTTGGCTTGATGCTAGAACTACAAAAAAATGATGTAAACTGGAAAGAAACTGTCCCAACATTGAACTCATCAATGCCATAATTATTTTTTTTAAAAAAATTGTAAAACTTTTATTTTAGGGTTAAAGCATTTTCTGTTTATTCCATAGCTTTTTTTGATTCAATAATGACCTCAAAACACCTAAAATCAATTCTCAACAAAAGACCTTTTAAAATCATTAGACTTTAAATGATGCAATTAATTGCTAATTTATAGCAAAAAGGCTCCTGAATATTCTATTCGCTTATTATTTACTACTTTAGTTATTAAATTAAGTGAGTGATTTCATACAGACTCGTAAATTAAATATCAAATGAAAAGAAAGAATCAAGATAGGAAAGTAAAAAAAACTAAAGTATTTGATTTAGATGGAATTGAAATCGTGAAAAGCGATTTATACATCAATGTAAAAGTAGAGCCGAAGGGCTCAAAAAGTAAAAAAATTGATTTTGATTTATAGTAAAAGCGATCTTTTTAAATAACCTTAAAAACCAAAAAAAATAGTATCAATGTTCCAAAATAAAACGAGACTCTTATTTATAATATTTGTAATTTCTTGTGTTTTTCAAGCATACGGTCAGGAGAGATGCATCAATGGAGATTGCTTTAAAGGTCTATCTCGTATGCAAACTGACCAAGGGATGTTTATCGGAAACTTCTTAAACGGTCAAAAACAAGGACTTGGTATAACTTATATAGATGGGAATAATGCCAAATATGTTCATTACATAAAAGGAGTAAAGCAAGGTGTTGAATATACTTTTAAAAGAATAAGTGATAATAGAACTGAAAAAGTATTTCAATACTATGATCAAGGTAAACCCATTTATCCTGCTGTAAAGTTAGAGTTTGGGGCATTCTCAGGTTTTAAAGTGAAGATGAGTAAATATGGAGGTTGGGAAAGTTTAAAAAACAAATTTGACAAGAGTGGCATATATAAATCGGGAAATAAAGAAATATATGCTGGACGAGTTGATGAAGGTTCTGTACTAATCGCTATCAATGATAGCAAGGCAATAATACCTATTAGAATAAACGATGATCAAAGTCTCTATTTAAATAACACTATTGATAGTAATTCTTATGGTTATAAGTTTAATCCATTATATATTAAATGGGTAAGTGGTGAAATGACTCTTATCACTGGTTCAAAAGAAAGCTACGAAGATGTTTATTTTCTTTATGTTAAAGGTGGTTGGTCTTTAAAAACACCTCATAAAGGATCTTGGGAATATTTTAGTAATGGCGAGATTCAAGACGGGAAATTGGAATATAAAATGGATTATGATAAACTCTTAAGGCAAAAAACTCCTGATATGCCCAGCCAAAAGGGACTAAATAAACATTTGTTAAGTGAAATACTTTCGAATCTTGAAGACATTTCAAATAACGATACAGATCAAGGGTTTTCTACCTTTCAATTAAAATATGTTTTAGAAAAGAAAAATCAATGGCCACGATTTGGCCTTGATATAAATGAATATTATTATTTAAATGTGGCTTCTGTTTATCTCACAATGAATGATTATAATCAAACGATTACAAATCTTCAAAAAGCAGAACAGTTTAATCTTAACTCCTATGAATCATTATTATATGACTTCAAAATTAAATCCTTCTTAATAGAAAAGATGTCTTCACATTTTCTTAAAAATAATAATTCTCGAAATATAAATGATGCAAAAGAAGTTATATCTAAACAAATTATGGATGTAATTAGCATTTTAGGAAGGCTTAAGAATAATTACCAGTGCGAATACAAAGACATTAAAGATCTAGATGACAAGATTGAATTTTACCAAAACATATTTTCTAAATTGAATTAAGCTACTTTAAAGTTTGAAGTATAATAATACTAATTCAGAAAAGATTATTTATTACAAGTACAGTTTAAAATAATGCTTCAATTTAATTGTTGTTGATCTTTTTCTAATTCATTTATGATTTCTAATCAATTAAAATCCATACTTGGGAATAGACCTTTTAAAATCATTAGACTTTATCTGATCAGTATTTTGTGTTTCTTATCCTTTTATTATCTAGAAACTTCAGATTTACTTGAGAAACTTTTAGAGATGCCTCTTTTTTCTCGTTTTGATGGATTCGACACAATTATTCTTTATGGATTATTAAAATATGCTTTTTTAGCCGTTGGAATATGTATAATTATTTTTCTCAGTTTAATACTGATAAAAGAAAAGATATTAAAGGCTAGATAATAACTCTTTATACTTAAAACTTCCATTATAAACACGTAGCTAATTTTATATCAAATTACATGAAACAACTTAGTTTATTTACCATTTTATTCTTGGGAGCTATTTCTATGGCTCAAAACCACAAGGATTCTCAAAGACTTTCTGCATTAGACTACATGAAATTATATAGTAATGTCAACTGTGAGAATCAGTCAGGCACTATGCTGGAACATAAGATTTGCTTGAATAAGAAATTTCAAAAAGTAGATTCTGTTCTTAATCGCCGATTTGTTTCTTATCTAGATATTATTCCAAACGACTCATTAAAATCAAAGCTAAAGGTCTATCAAGAAAATTGGGTTTCTAATAGACGCTTACAGAGTGAGTTGTATTCGATGGACGCACAAGGCAATTCCTTGGGTATCCTTTATTTGACTGCCATGATACATACTACTCAAAATAGAATTGAAGAGCTGGAACTATTAATAGGTCGGTAAAAGGTTTTTTGAAAACGATGAGCTATTTATATATCCCGCTTTCGCGAAAGCGGAATCACAACCTAAAAACTACTCACAACTAGTAGATAACTTCATAAAAATAATGTGGAGTTTGACTACTAAATCATTCAAATTGTAGAAATTTGTCACTGTAAAATCTTATATCATGGCTGCTACAATAACCGATACCAATTTTAATTTCCCTAACCAAAAGAGCGTTTATAAAGGGAAAGTGAGAGAAGTATATAACATTAATGACGATTTATTAGTAATGATCGCTACAGATCGTTTGAGCGCTTTTGACGTAGTAATGCCTAAAGGAATTCCGTATAAAGGACAGATTTTAAATCAAATCGCTACTCAAATGATGGCTGCGACAGAAGATCTTGTCCCTAACTGGTTGATCGCTACGCCAGATCCTAATGTTGCCATAGGACATTTGTGTGAGCCGTTTAAAGTAGAAATGGTGATACGTGGTTATATGTCTGGCCACGCAGCGAGAGAATACAAAGCTGGTAAAAGAATGCTTTGTGGTGTTGCGATGCCCGAAGGAATGAAAGAAAATGACGCTTTTCCACAGCCTATTATCACTCCAGCTACTAAGGCTGAAATGGGCGACCACGATGAAGATATCTCACGTGTGGACATCATAGCAAAAGGAATCGTTTCTGAAGCAGATTACCTAGTTCTCGAAAAGTATACGCGAGCTTTGTTCCAGCGAGGTACAGAGTTAGCTGCAAAACGTGGTTTGATACTGGTAGATACTAAGTATGAATTTGGTAAAACTAAAGATGGAAAGATCGTCTTGATCGATGAAATCCACACACCAGATTCTTCTAGGTATTTTTATGCAGACGGTTACCAAGAACGTCAAGATAGAGGAGAAGCTCAAAAACAGCTGAGCAAAGAATTTGTACGCCAGTGGTTGATTGCAAACGATTTTCAAGGTCTTGAAGGGCAAAATGTTCCTGTAATGACTGACGAATACATCACAAGCGTGAGCGATCGTTACATTGAGTTGTACGAAAACATCACTGGTAAAAGTTTTGAAAAGTCAGACACGTCTAACATTCAAGAGCGTATTGAAAAAAATGTTTTGAGCTGGATGAAGTCCAATTAAATTTTCAGCTAAGTAGGCGTAAAGTAATTCTTTAAATTAATTTCATTAAAATATTAGCATTTTCTTCTGTTTAGAATCTTAACAGAAATTTACCTATGGAAATTATGTTAAATCATTGATCTTTTATCAATTTGCATCAAAGTAAGAATAAACCCTTTATAAGTTACCTTGAGCGATAAAAACGAAGAATTAAAACCTAAGAAAAGAAAATTTAGATGGCTGCGCAGGATACTGCGCGTCCTCTTGGGTATCCTTATATTCCTCATTCTTTTGCTGCTTTTTATCCGCAGTCCTTGGGGACAAAACATTATTGTAGATTATTTAGTTTCCTACGTAGAAGATAAAACGGGTACTGAGGTTCAACTCGATCGCGTGTTCATCACTTTTGATGGAAATGTGCAGGTAGAGGGCTTGTATTTAGAAGATCAATCGCAAGACACGCTAGTCTATTCGCGCAGTTTAGAAGCAAACATTGGTTTGATGCCGCTTATTAACGGGACAGGAATCGAAATCAATGAAGTAGACTGGAATGGTCTTACCGCTCGAGTAAAACGCGCAGATACCATAAATGGTTTTAATTACCAGTTTTTGATGGAAGCTTTTGCCACAGCACCAGATACTACAACAACTTCAGAGCCTATGAATCTGCAAATAGGCGATATTCAACTTACTGATTTTGACATTATTTATGACGATCAAGTAGAGAAAATGGACGCTGTGGCGCAGTTCAAGCAGCTATCCTTATCCATGAACAAAATCGATCTCAATGCCATGGTGATAGATGTGGAGTCGCTAACTTTAGAAGATGCCTACATCGATTATGAGAAGGATTTGGTTACCGCTTTCGCGAAAGCGGAATCAGATTCCAACCCTAACAAAGACACCAACCTCGCTGAGGCTATAACAGATGATGCAAATGATTCTCCATTACCATTCTTTAAAGTCGGTCAATTATTATTGAATCGCGTAGAGTTAAATTACAACTCTGAGCCTGATGGAATAGTGATAAATACCAACTTATCACACCTAGAAACAGTCATTCCTAAAGCCGATGTAGAAAACAACGATATAGAAGTAAGCTATTTCAATCTATTTGATTCTCAAGTCGAGCTAAAAATGGCAACTCCTGAAAGTGCCTCAAATTCAAATGTTTCAGAACCTTTTGTTTTTGAATGGCCAGACATGAATATTAGTCTAAATGATCTAGAATTTAGAAACAATATGTTCACTTACCAAGTAAATAATAATAAACCTGAAAAAGGAATCTTTAATCCAGAAGCGGTTGCTCTAGAACAAATTGACATCAAATTACGTGACTTCAAATTAGAAAATAAAACAGCTCAAGTAACCATTAATGAGGCTCAAGCAAATGAATATTCAGGATTACAACTACATCAATTAGAAGGTACTTTTAAAGTTACCGATCAACAAATGATCGCCAGTAATCTCAAAGCGCAAATGAATAATAGCGCCGTTTATGGAATTGCACAGTTGGGTTATGACTCATTGAATAACTTTTTTAATATTCCGCAAGATGTTGCTGTTGATCTTAATGTATCCGACTACGTTTTTGATATGAGTGATATCTATTACTTCCAGCCATCGCTTGCTTCAAATGAATACATTGAAAAAATAAATCAAAACAACTTCAGAGGAAACCTC is drawn from Nonlabens dokdonensis DSW-6 and contains these coding sequences:
- a CDS encoding lysozyme inhibitor LprI family protein, producing MKQLSLFTILFLGAISMAQNHKDSQRLSALDYMKLYSNVNCENQSGTMLEHKICLNKKFQKVDSVLNRRFVSYLDIIPNDSLKSKLKVYQENWVSNRRLQSELYSMDAQGNSLGILYLTAMIHTTQNRIEELELLIGR
- a CDS encoding phosphoribosylaminoimidazolesuccinocarboxamide synthase, which translates into the protein MAATITDTNFNFPNQKSVYKGKVREVYNINDDLLVMIATDRLSAFDVVMPKGIPYKGQILNQIATQMMAATEDLVPNWLIATPDPNVAIGHLCEPFKVEMVIRGYMSGHAAREYKAGKRMLCGVAMPEGMKENDAFPQPIITPATKAEMGDHDEDISRVDIIAKGIVSEADYLVLEKYTRALFQRGTELAAKRGLILVDTKYEFGKTKDGKIVLIDEIHTPDSSRYFYADGYQERQDRGEAQKQLSKEFVRQWLIANDFQGLEGQNVPVMTDEYITSVSDRYIELYENITGKSFEKSDTSNIQERIEKNVLSWMKSN